From one Desulfonatronum sp. SC1 genomic stretch:
- a CDS encoding chemotaxis protein CheA, with product MSALFQMFIDECRELLAELETALLELETDPGNIDGVHRIFRALHTIKGSAGIVGLDDVRELTNDLETLFDLVRSVKIPYTPELASVCFRYKDLLIDYLKNPEKGLPADKTPRILADLEQLLNASEQPPSLVADSAPEGCPTGGEAGPGAQAPIRLYHLHYHPADKPFDALDPLDFLSQMQQLGSCEIHASPEHIPTLDSLEPSRCATSWDVILRTDADEDAIRDEFLFLDDPGDVSLFREIDADETAKLRQAQNVQVSELLAAAGRSSTPPLGDEDAEFELPEPAETPSAPEPTSPTALSPQPTAPPVPPQAASKAEPRKAPPAGGVKAEEIASIRVSTTKLDDMVDLVGQLVIVQARLKQIESELHNPLLTSVSEEIERLSGDLRERTLSLRMLPIGSTFNRFRRLVRDLSSELDKEIELKTNGADTELDKTVIEKLSDPLVHILRNSIDHGVESAEIRQAQGKPAKGTITLSAMQSAGQVRIIIEDDGGGIDPNKIFAKAVERGLARTDARPSDRDVLQMIFTPGFSTAEKVTAVSGRGVGMDVVKRSLESLKGTVEIDSRPGQGTAISIGLPLTLAIIEGLLVTLGDEYYVIPLSDVLECVEIQRGDAEPERIAKAYDVRGELLPCLVLRNWYHMGSTGPEIEQVVVVQASNRRVGLVVDSIVGQLQTVIKGLGRVFNGMKGLSGATIMGNGALALILDVVSLVTELERHEDAGAGRNRRANPPH from the coding sequence TCAGCGGGCATTGTCGGCCTGGACGATGTTCGTGAATTGACCAACGACCTGGAAACCCTGTTCGACCTGGTCCGGTCCGTGAAAATTCCCTATACGCCCGAACTGGCTTCCGTCTGCTTTCGCTACAAGGATCTTCTGATTGACTACCTCAAAAATCCGGAAAAAGGCCTGCCGGCAGACAAAACACCTCGGATACTGGCGGACCTGGAACAATTACTGAATGCATCCGAGCAACCTCCTTCCCTGGTCGCGGACTCCGCTCCCGAGGGCTGTCCCACCGGAGGCGAAGCCGGTCCCGGGGCCCAAGCGCCAATCAGGCTGTATCACCTGCACTACCACCCCGCGGATAAACCTTTCGACGCCCTGGACCCCTTGGACTTCCTCAGCCAGATGCAACAGCTCGGTTCCTGCGAGATCCATGCGTCTCCGGAACATATCCCCACGCTGGACAGCCTGGAACCGTCGCGGTGCGCCACGAGTTGGGACGTGATTCTGCGCACCGATGCGGACGAGGATGCTATTAGGGACGAGTTTCTGTTTTTGGACGACCCCGGGGACGTGAGCCTCTTTCGGGAGATCGACGCCGACGAGACGGCCAAGCTCCGGCAGGCCCAGAACGTGCAAGTCTCCGAGCTGTTGGCTGCGGCTGGCCGGTCTTCCACTCCGCCCCTGGGCGACGAGGATGCCGAATTCGAATTGCCCGAGCCCGCTGAAACACCATCCGCTCCCGAGCCAACCTCCCCGACGGCTCTTTCTCCCCAACCCACTGCTCCCCCCGTTCCGCCCCAGGCCGCTTCTAAGGCTGAGCCGCGCAAAGCCCCTCCTGCCGGCGGCGTCAAGGCCGAGGAGATCGCCTCCATCCGGGTCAGCACCACCAAGTTGGACGACATGGTCGATCTGGTCGGGCAGTTGGTCATTGTCCAGGCCCGGCTGAAACAGATCGAATCCGAACTGCACAACCCCCTGCTTACCTCGGTCAGCGAGGAAATCGAACGCTTGAGCGGCGATCTGCGCGAACGGACCCTGTCCCTGCGCATGCTGCCCATCGGTTCGACCTTCAACAGATTCCGCCGCCTGGTCCGGGACTTATCTTCGGAGTTGGACAAGGAAATCGAACTGAAGACCAACGGCGCTGATACAGAGCTGGACAAGACGGTCATCGAAAAACTCAGCGACCCCCTGGTGCACATCCTGCGCAACAGCATCGACCACGGCGTCGAATCCGCCGAAATCCGTCAGGCCCAGGGCAAGCCCGCCAAGGGCACGATCACCCTCTCCGCCATGCAAAGCGCCGGGCAGGTGCGGATCATCATCGAGGACGACGGCGGGGGCATCGACCCGAACAAGATCTTCGCCAAGGCCGTGGAGCGGGGCCTGGCCAGGACCGATGCCCGGCCTTCGGACCGGGACGTGCTCCAAATGATTTTCACCCCCGGCTTTTCCACGGCCGAAAAGGTCACCGCGGTTTCCGGCCGCGGGGTGGGCATGGACGTGGTCAAGCGCTCTCTGGAATCCCTCAAGGGCACGGTGGAAATCGACAGCCGCCCCGGCCAGGGCACGGCCATCAGCATCGGCCTGCCTCTGACTCTGGCGATCATCGAAGGCCTGCTGGTGACCCTGGGCGATGAATACTACGTCATCCCGCTTTCCGATGTCCTGGAATGCGTCGAGATCCAGCGCGGAGACGCCGAACCCGAGCGCATCGCCAAGGCCTACGACGTACGAGGCGAACTGCTGCCCTGCTTGGTGTTGCGCAACTGGTACCACATGGGTTCCACGGGGCCGGAAATCGAACAGGTGGTGGTGGTCCAGGCCAGCAACCGCCGCGTCGGACTGGTCGTGGACAGCATCGTGGGTCAGCTCCAGACCGTGATCAAAGGCCTGGGCCGTGTGTTCAACGGGATGAAGGGCCTCTCCGGAGCCACGATCATGGGCAACGGGGCCCTGGCCCTGATTCTGGACGTGGTCTCCCTGGTCACCGAGCTGGAACGCCACGAAGACGCCGGAGCGGGCCGAAACCGACGAGCCAACCCTCCGCATTGA
- a CDS encoding ferritin-like domain-containing protein — protein sequence MESATLSASKEERRAKVIEVLNKARAMELHAITQYMNQHYALDDMDYGELAANQKLIAIDEMRHAEMFAERIKELGGEPTTDPAAKTQKNQDVETIFSFDAGLEDNTVDVYNQFLLVCRENGDSISMKLFEQIIDEEQAHFSHFDNVAGHIKNLGNVYLSKIAGTSASTGGFGKGFVINQGAA from the coding sequence ATGGAAAGCGCGACCCTTTCTGCAAGCAAAGAGGAACGCAGGGCCAAGGTGATCGAGGTCCTGAACAAGGCCCGGGCCATGGAACTGCACGCCATTACCCAGTACATGAACCAGCACTACGCCCTGGACGACATGGACTACGGCGAACTGGCCGCCAACCAGAAACTCATCGCCATCGACGAAATGCGTCATGCCGAGATGTTTGCCGAGCGAATCAAAGAACTGGGCGGCGAGCCTACCACGGACCCCGCTGCCAAGACCCAGAAAAACCAGGACGTGGAAACCATCTTCTCCTTCGACGCCGGTCTGGAAGACAACACCGTGGACGTCTACAACCAGTTTCTGCTGGTCTGCCGGGAAAACGGCGACAGCATCAGCATGAAGCTCTTCGAGCAGATCATCGACGAGGAACAGGCCCACTTCAGCCACTTCGACAACGTAGCCGGCCACATCAAAAACCTGGGCAACGTCTACCTCTCCAAAATCGCCGGCACCTCCGCCTCCACCGGCGGCTTCGGCAAGGGCTTCGTCATCAATCAGGGCGCGGCCTGA
- a CDS encoding efflux RND transporter permease subunit: MYITQQSVSRPIFTIMVVLIVVILGGVSLSRLPIDLMPELTFPTLTVMTSYENASPEEMEELVTRLVEEAVAAVPGVEEITSVSSEGQSSVRVSFSWGTNLDAASNDIRDRLDRIAGRLPDSADRPQLFKFDAAQFPILILGASSRLDPVEMRLVIDNQVKQRIERIPGVAALDIWGGLEREIQINVDPDRVRSLGFSLEQIVQAVREANINVPAGTIDQGRFEVTLRTPGEFTSLEEIRSTVVAVRDGAPIYLGQLAEVVDGHQRQTRIIRINGEPGVRLAVRKQAGTNTVQVAQTVLRELERINADFSQLQITPIIDTSKYIQQSIKNVGRSILFGGALAVLVLLFFLRNIRSTLVIATGIPISIIATFTLIYFGGFTLNLMTLGGLALGVGMMVDNAIVVLENIYRLREQGGEGKAVAVQGTNEVGAAVMASTITTLVIFLPMIFLEGIAGVMFRQLAYVVAFALICSLLVALTVVPMLSARLLRPTTGTVSPIVGVRGRMYAFSGRMFKELEDAYLDLLRWVLRHRMVTLGLAVLVFAGALALIPRLGSEFMPSTDEGEVRVNIEMEVGTRLEVVDTQVRRIEEIVWKQVPEIENMVVNVGTSGWRGGGGSRAEIRMALVPAAERTRSSEQIAAALRPALSGIPGTVVRTRAGQGLFIFRMGAGDGDSMVVEVRGWELDRLDALAAEVAALMENVPGITDVRLSREAGVRQELFRIDRTRAADLGLSATKIARTLETAIAGSRAANYREGGYEYRILVKLAEAERMGIEDILDLTMLNAAGEQVMLRNVVTVESGRGPIQIDRKDQQRITSISAAISGRDLGAVAGDVREALREIPVPRDYEIVFAGDYEEQQEAFGELTLALILALILVYMVMACLYESLRDPLVVMFAVPLAAIGVVLMLLLSGTTLNVQSFIGCIMLGGIVVNNAILIVDQSSNLRKNKGFSPMDAVQEAGRRRLRPILMTTLTTALALTPLALGWGEGAEAQAPMARVVIGGLASSSLITLVVIPVMYTLFYGAKRREGDGLPATVEAGARQ; the protein is encoded by the coding sequence ATGTACATCACCCAACAAAGCGTCTCCCGCCCGATCTTCACCATCATGGTCGTCCTGATCGTGGTGATTCTGGGCGGGGTGTCCCTGTCCCGGCTACCCATCGATTTGATGCCGGAACTGACCTTTCCCACCTTGACCGTGATGACGTCCTACGAGAACGCCAGCCCCGAGGAAATGGAGGAGTTGGTCACCAGGCTGGTGGAGGAAGCCGTGGCCGCGGTTCCGGGAGTGGAAGAGATCACCTCGGTCTCTTCCGAGGGCCAAAGTTCCGTACGGGTTTCCTTTTCCTGGGGCACGAATCTGGACGCGGCGTCCAACGACATCCGGGATCGGCTGGACCGCATCGCCGGTCGGCTGCCCGACTCGGCGGACCGGCCACAGTTGTTCAAGTTCGACGCGGCCCAGTTTCCGATTCTGATCCTTGGAGCATCCAGCCGACTGGACCCGGTGGAAATGCGCCTGGTGATCGACAACCAGGTCAAGCAGCGCATCGAACGGATTCCCGGCGTGGCCGCTCTGGACATTTGGGGAGGATTGGAGCGGGAAATCCAGATCAATGTTGATCCGGACCGGGTCCGCTCCCTGGGGTTTTCTTTGGAGCAGATTGTCCAGGCCGTGCGCGAAGCCAACATCAACGTGCCTGCCGGGACCATTGACCAGGGCCGATTCGAGGTTACCCTGCGTACTCCAGGAGAATTCACCAGCCTGGAGGAAATTCGCTCCACCGTGGTCGCCGTCCGGGACGGGGCGCCCATCTATCTTGGTCAATTGGCCGAGGTCGTGGACGGGCACCAGCGCCAGACCCGGATCATCCGCATCAACGGCGAGCCAGGAGTGCGTCTGGCCGTACGCAAGCAGGCCGGGACGAACACCGTGCAGGTGGCCCAGACCGTGCTTCGGGAGTTGGAACGGATCAACGCGGACTTCTCCCAGCTTCAGATCACGCCGATCATCGACACATCCAAGTACATTCAGCAGTCCATCAAAAACGTCGGACGGTCCATCTTGTTCGGCGGGGCACTGGCCGTGCTGGTCCTGCTCTTTTTTCTACGCAACATTCGCAGCACCCTGGTCATAGCCACGGGCATCCCCATTTCCATCATCGCCACCTTTACCCTGATCTATTTCGGCGGCTTCACCCTGAACCTGATGACCCTGGGCGGATTGGCCCTGGGTGTGGGGATGATGGTGGACAACGCCATCGTGGTCCTGGAAAACATCTACCGGTTGCGGGAACAAGGCGGAGAGGGCAAGGCCGTTGCCGTCCAGGGCACCAACGAGGTTGGAGCAGCCGTGATGGCCAGCACCATCACGACCTTGGTCATTTTTCTGCCGATGATATTTCTGGAAGGGATTGCCGGGGTGATGTTCCGGCAGTTGGCCTACGTGGTGGCCTTTGCCTTGATCTGTTCATTGCTGGTGGCCTTGACCGTGGTTCCCATGCTTTCCGCGCGGTTGCTGCGGCCCACGACCGGGACCGTTTCGCCCATCGTGGGAGTGCGGGGGCGGATGTATGCCTTCAGCGGACGGATGTTCAAGGAGCTGGAGGACGCCTATCTGGATCTGCTGCGCTGGGTGCTGCGCCACAGGATGGTCACCCTGGGGCTGGCCGTTTTGGTGTTCGCCGGTGCGCTGGCCCTGATTCCACGCCTTGGGTCCGAGTTCATGCCCAGCACGGATGAGGGCGAAGTGCGGGTCAATATCGAAATGGAGGTGGGAACGCGGTTAGAAGTGGTGGACACCCAGGTTCGAAGAATCGAGGAGATCGTTTGGAAACAGGTTCCGGAAATCGAAAACATGGTCGTCAACGTCGGCACCTCGGGCTGGCGGGGGGGAGGCGGGTCTCGGGCTGAAATCCGCATGGCCCTGGTTCCGGCTGCCGAGCGGACCCGAAGCAGCGAACAGATCGCCGCGGCCCTGCGTCCGGCCTTGAGCGGGATTCCCGGAACCGTGGTCCGCACTCGGGCCGGTCAGGGCCTGTTTATTTTTCGGATGGGCGCCGGGGATGGGGACAGCATGGTCGTGGAAGTGCGCGGCTGGGAGCTGGACCGCCTGGACGCCCTGGCCGCCGAGGTCGCCGCCCTGATGGAGAACGTTCCGGGCATCACCGACGTCCGGCTCAGCCGCGAGGCCGGGGTGCGCCAGGAACTCTTCCGCATCGACCGGACCCGGGCCGCGGACTTGGGCTTGTCCGCCACCAAGATCGCCCGAACCCTGGAAACCGCCATCGCCGGGAGCCGGGCCGCGAACTATCGGGAGGGCGGCTATGAGTATCGCATCCTGGTCAAGCTGGCCGAGGCCGAGCGGATGGGCATCGAGGATATCCTGGACCTGACCATGCTCAACGCCGCCGGAGAACAGGTCATGCTGCGCAACGTCGTTACCGTGGAGAGCGGTCGCGGTCCGATCCAGATCGACCGCAAGGACCAGCAGCGCATCACCTCGATCTCCGCGGCCATCAGCGGACGGGACCTGGGGGCCGTGGCCGGGGATGTGCGCGAAGCCCTGCGGGAAATCCCGGTCCCCCGGGATTATGAAATCGTTTTTGCCGGGGATTACGAGGAGCAGCAGGAAGCTTTCGGGGAATTGACCCTGGCCCTGATCCTGGCCCTGATCCTGGTATACATGGTTATGGCCTGCCTTTACGAATCCCTGCGCGACCCGCTGGTGGTCATGTTCGCCGTGCCCCTGGCCGCTATCGGCGTGGTCCTGATGCTGCTGCTCTCCGGGACCACGCTGAACGTGCAGAGCTTCATCGGCTGCATCATGCTCGGCGGAATCGTGGTCAACAACGCCATCCTCATCGTGGACCAGTCCTCTAACCTGCGTAAAAACAAAGGATTCTCGCCCATGGACGCCGTCCAGGAAGCCGGACGACGCCGACTGCGTCCGATTCTGATGACCACCCTGACCACGGCCCTGGCCCTGACCCCTCTGGCCCTGGGCTGGGGCGAAGGCGCCGAAGCCCAAGCTCCCATGGCCCGCGTGGTCATCGGCGGCCTAGCCAGCTCATCTCTGATCACTTTGGTGGTTATTCCGGTGATGTATACTTTGTTTTACGGTGCGAAGAGAAGGGAAGGGGACGGCTTGCCCGCGACCGTCGAAGCGGGTGCGCGGCAGTGA
- a CDS encoding efflux RND transporter periplasmic adaptor subunit, producing the protein MSRRPRRVVLPLVLLILFVGLSWMTYRALQPDPQQPGTGRPAGSPAVAVQAAPVELGIVRDIRTFSGTLSPRAHFDVASKISGRVEKLFVDVGDPVGRGQLIAQLEDAEFVQQVEQARAELAVARANLEEARSELDVAEKEFVRIESLRGQMVTSQAELDLTRSRYLAQQARLRVAMAQVEQRQAALRAAEVRMSYARIEASWPENGPQPPRVVGERFVDEGATLSANTPLLSVLDVSAVRAVFHVTERDYARIRVGQQALVAVDALPDHSFEGHVTRIAPVFREASRQARVELELSNPEGLMKPGMFVRARLELSRAENAVLLPSAALVRRDGQQSVFVIQDDDTVRLVAVRVGISEEGMSQILEPEDLSGDVVTLGQHLLEDGSSVRIVTDN; encoded by the coding sequence ATGTCTCGACGACCGCGGCGGGTGGTTTTGCCGCTTGTTTTGCTGATCCTTTTCGTCGGCTTGAGCTGGATGACCTACCGGGCACTGCAACCCGACCCCCAACAGCCGGGAACCGGAAGGCCCGCCGGAAGTCCGGCTGTCGCCGTCCAAGCCGCGCCCGTGGAGCTTGGAATTGTTCGTGATATTCGGACCTTTTCCGGCACCTTGTCGCCCCGGGCTCACTTCGATGTCGCATCGAAGATTTCAGGACGGGTGGAAAAGCTGTTCGTGGACGTGGGCGACCCGGTCGGGCGCGGTCAACTTATCGCTCAATTGGAGGACGCGGAGTTCGTGCAGCAGGTGGAGCAGGCTCGGGCCGAGCTGGCCGTGGCCCGGGCCAATCTGGAAGAGGCCCGCAGTGAACTGGACGTCGCGGAAAAGGAGTTTGTCCGGATCGAGTCCTTACGGGGCCAAATGGTCACTTCCCAGGCCGAGCTGGATCTTACTCGCTCCCGGTATCTCGCCCAACAGGCCCGCCTGCGCGTGGCCATGGCCCAGGTCGAACAACGCCAGGCCGCGTTGCGGGCCGCTGAGGTTCGGATGAGTTATGCCCGGATCGAGGCTTCCTGGCCTGAAAACGGCCCCCAGCCTCCACGGGTAGTGGGCGAACGGTTTGTTGATGAAGGGGCGACCTTGTCCGCCAACACCCCCTTGCTCAGCGTCCTGGATGTCAGTGCCGTGCGGGCGGTCTTTCACGTCACGGAACGGGACTATGCCCGGATTCGGGTCGGACAGCAGGCCCTCGTAGCCGTGGACGCCTTGCCCGATCACTCCTTTGAGGGACATGTGACCCGGATCGCCCCGGTCTTTCGGGAGGCTTCCCGGCAAGCCAGGGTCGAACTGGAGCTGTCCAACCCCGAAGGGCTGATGAAGCCGGGCATGTTCGTCCGGGCGCGGTTGGAGTTGTCCCGAGCTGAGAACGCGGTCCTGCTCCCTTCCGCGGCCTTGGTCCGGCGTGATGGCCAACAGAGCGTCTTCGTGATCCAGGACGACGACACGGTCCGGCTGGTTGCCGTGCGGGTCGGCATCTCCGAGGAAGGCATGTCCCAGATCTTGGAGCCCGAAGACCTCTCCGGCGACGTGGTCACCTTGGGGCAGCACCTCCTGGAGGACGGCTCATCCGTCCGCATTGTCACCGACAACTAA